The Brachyspira hyodysenteriae ATCC 27164 sequence ATGTAAGATTCAAATCAAATAATAATAATTTGCTTGCATTCAATGAAGCTTTTTATGATATCAATATAGAGAAAAGTATGGAGAGAAATGGAAACTTCATGTTTGTACTTAAAAATGTAAATATTAATTCTATAATTGAATCTATAGAAAAAGTGGAAAAGATAGATGATATATTTATTGCTAAAATAAAATAATTAAAAAATAATATTAATAAACAAATAATGTAATATATAATTATTTTTTATATATGCATTATTTGTTTTTTATTTTTTAAAATTATTTTGAAAAACCCGCCCTTTATACTTTTTTATTTTTAACAGAAAATAAAATGCTTATTGTTTTTTTACTTTCTCTATAAAAAGCATACCCACCCAAATTTTTATTAACTTTTTAATTTTTTTAACGCACGTTAAACGAATCTATATTTATAATTTAAATTGCAATTATTATTGAGCTATATTTATAATTTTGCTTACCGTGCGGTGATAAAAATAATGAAGTTAAAAAAATTGGGTGGGCAGCTAAAATATGAATAGAAATTCAAAAGAAAAATAATACTAAAATGACAGGATATAGTAAAAAGCATATAGGGTGGGATTATAGAATAATTCAATAAGGAAGTTTTTAGCTTATTTGTGTATACTTGTATAGGGTTTTTTAAATTATTGTTATAAAAAATTGACATAAAACAAAAACTAATATATCATATCAAAATATATGGAGGCAGATGAGTCCCGGTGGGCTCCGCGCTCTTCAAAAGCGTTGGACGTTATAACAACGTCGGCAGGTTCAACTCCTGCCTCTTCCGATAAAATTACAAATCATTTCGGAATAATTATGAATAATAAATTTAATCTAATACAAACTAATGCTGTATTAGAAGATGAATCTATAAAACCATATTATAAAATTATTTCTCGCCCAATTGCAGCAGATATTATAAGAGAAACATTAGAAAAATTAAGAACTCAATTAAAAAATAATCCTGAATTACAATATGATAAGAAAGATATAATTAAGTTATGTGAAATTGAAATAAAAAAGAAAGCAAATCTGCCAATAAAAAAAGTTATAAATGCTACTGGAACTATAATGCATACAAATTTAGGAAGATCCCCAATAGATGCAGAAGTTTGGGATAGCGTAAGAGAATTAAATATTAACAGTAATAATCTTGAATATAATATTAATAATGAAGCAAGAGGAATAAGAGGAGAATTTGTATACTCTCTTTTAAGTAAATTAACAGGTGCAGAAGATGCTTTGGTAGTTAATAATAATGCTGCTGCAGTATTTTTAATATTAAAAACTTTAGCAAGTAATAAAGAAGTAATAGTATCAAGAGGCGAACAGGTACAAATAGGCGGAGGCTTTAGAATACCTGATATATTAAAGGAAGCATCAGCAAAACTTATAGAAGTCGGCACTACTAATATAGTGGATATTAAAGATTATGAAGAAGCTATAACAGAAAATACTGCTATGATACTTAAAGTGCATACTTCAAATTTTAAAATAAGAGGCTTTGTAAAATATCCTTCATTAAAAAAGTTAAGAGAAACTATACCTGATAATATAGCATTAGTTTATGATGAGGGAGCCGGAATATTTGATGAAAGTATGAGCGAAGAGGAACATGTAAAATCTGCATTAAAAAGCGGTGCTGATTTGGTATGCTTTTCAGGCGATAAAATGTTTTCAAGTGTTCAGGCTGGAATCATAGTAGGAAAGAAAAAATATATAGAAAAAATATACAAACATCCTTTAATGAGAGCTTTCAGATGCGGAAAAACAGTACTGTCAATATTAGAAAAAAGTATCATAAAAAGATTGAATACTGAAGCTAATTTCAAAGGATACTGTGAAACTTTATTGAGTATAGATAAAGAAATAATAAAACAAAAGGCTTTAAAAATTATAGAAAATATTGACGGCTTTGAAGTTGTTGAAGAATATATAGAAACAGGAGGCGGTGCTATGCCTGATAATTTTTATCCGTCTTATGCGATAAGTTTTAAGCCTAAAAATATAAAGTCTGTAATTAAATTTATGCATAATTTAGATGTACCTATTATACCAAAAGTAAAAAAGGATTCAGTGCTTATATATATAATAACTATAAATGATGAAGATATAAATTACATAAAAGAAGTTTTAATAAAAATAAAAGATAATTATTTTTAAAGTTAGTTAGCTAGTAATAAATAAAAAACTAATATAATTCTTGGTATAAAGTACATATGTGTTTGCTGATTATTTATAATAAGGATATAAAAGAGATATATGAAAAAGAGATTTATTTTAATAACTTTGATATTTATTAATATCATTAGCTGTAATGACAGTAAAAATAAAAAAGATGTGTATAGTTCAGAAATTAATAATTCAGTAACTAACAATATAGAAACCAATTATATCATTGATAATACTTCTAGTGATAATAAAAATATTTTAGAAACTAATAATTTATATACAGATGATATTTATGATGGATATGCATCTAATGAAGATGATATATATGAATTACTTACAAAATTAAATGAATATGAATTACTTGCTATTGAAGAACTTGAATCTGTAAAAGATACAGATTCTTTAGATGCTTGGCAGTCAGAATATACTAAGGAATCGCCATTAATATTTGCATGTCAATATTTTCCTACAGAAGAAAAGGCCATTGAATTGATTTCTTACGGAGCAGATATAGATGAACGTGCTGATTATGGATATACTCCATTAATGGAGGCTTCTTCTAGAGGATATTTAAAACTTGTAAAAGAATTAATAAAAAATGGTGCTGATGTTAATATAATGCGCTATGAACAAGATGATGCTTTATCATGTGCTGTACTTTCTACTAATAAAAACAGTACAAAAATAGTTGAGGAATTGCTAAATGCTGGTGCTGTTGCTTACAGAGATTATCCCATTCCAGATAGCGAAGATGAAACAGTAACTATAATAGATAAGTTCTTTGATTATAGTTGTGATGCAGAAAAGTTTAAACTTCTTGCAGAGGCTGGTGCTGATATTGAAAACTCTTATTTTGGTATACCAGTAATAGCTATGGCTGTTCAAAAGGATTGTATTGATATAGTAAAATATTTAGTATCTAAAGGTATTGATCCTGCTATGAATTATACGGATTATAGAAATATAGAATTTTCATTGCTTAATGAAACATTTGATAATAAAACTACTGATATAGCTGAATATTTAATAAAGAATGGAGCTGATGTAAATTCTCAAAGTACAATGGATCCTTACAGCAAAGAAACTCAAAACTTAATATTTACCGCTATTGAAGAAGATAATATAGAATTGGTAAAATTACTTATAGAATATGGAGCAGATACTTCAGCAGTAAACAAAGAAGGTAAAACTATTTTTGATATAGCTAAAGAAAAAGGTTATAATGAAATAGAGCAGCTTAAAAAATAGTAAAAATAAGAATTGTTTCTAAGTTATAAATTATTAGCTTATAACTGATGAAGTAAGTTTTTATCTATTTATATGTGATTTTTTCCATTATCAATAATAAGTAATTTTTTATATTAGAATGATAAATATGAAAATTGTGAGCGTCTAAACAATAAATAGTGAACAATTTTTATTAATAACAATAAAATGAGAATATAGCAATAAAAAGTGAGCAATAAATTTATTTATTCACTCTACTCAGGCGAGGCGAATATAACAATAATAGGAATTATATTATGAATAAAATAATAGGAACTGCTGGGCATGTTGATCATGGTAAATCAGAATTAATAAAGGCTTTAACTGGAATTTCTATGATGAGGCTTCCTGAAGAACAGAAAAGGGAAATGACTATTGATTTGGGATTCGGTTTTTTCAAGCCTAATGATGATATTACAATAGGTGTAATAGATGTACCCGGACATGAGAGATTCATAAGAAATATGGTTGCTGGTATGTGGAGCTTGGACTTAGTTATGCTTGTAGTTTGTGCTAATGAAGGCTGGATGAATATGACTGAAGAGCATGCTAAAGTGGCTTTATCTCTTGGCATAAGAAATATAATATGCGTAATTAATAAAATTGATTTGGTTGATGATGATAAATTAAAAGAAAGCGAAGAAGATATTAAAAAAAATCTGTATAGAATATTCAATAAAGATATAGAAATAGTAAAAGTATCAGCCTTAAATAGTATTAATATAGACTTTTTAAAAGATAGAATAACTGATATATTATCAAATGAAAAATATGAAGATGATATAAAAACTCATATTTATGTAGACAGAGTATTTTCTATAAAAGGAGCAGGACTCACAGTTACAGGAAGTCTTAGAGGCGGTAATATAAAAAGAGATGATACTTTGATACATTATCCAAGCAAAAAAGAAATTTCAATAAGAAATATTCAGTCATACCATGAAGATAAAGAAATTGTTTACTCCGCTTCAAGAATAGCTATTAATATAAAAAATATAAAGAAAGAAGAAATAAGAAGAGGGCATTTATTATGCTGTAAGGAAGAAAAAGTATTTTCAACAGATGAAATAATATTAGAGCTTATAAATACAAACGATGCAGAATATCTTAAAAAAATAAAGAACGCTGAATTTGCTGTAGGTACAGAATGCTTGATTGCTCAAATACTTCCTATTTACAAAAACAAAACATATTCTGATAAAGATAATAAAAATAATAAAGAAATAGATAATAGATTCATAAGGTTAAAATTTAATGAGCCTATATCAGTGTTTTGGAAAGAACGCGGTATATTAATAAGCCATGGCGGAAGCAGTATAATAGCAGCAGGCAACGTATTTTGGGGAGAAAAAACTAATCCTTTCATAAGAAAAAGAATAATTGATAATGCCGGCAAGTTTTTGGGAGAAGTAAAAATAGAAAAGTATAATGATTTATTTATGTCAGTGAATGGTTATACTGAAGCTAATGGAGAGATTCCTGATTATACTATTAAAGTTGCAAATTTCTTTGTTAAAAAAGATTATTTAAATAGTTTATTAGAAAGATTAAAAAATCTAATAGAAAATAAAAAAGAAGGCATAAGTTTTGAAGATATAAGAAATTATTTAAATATTAATAATGCATTTACAAAAGTATTTATAGATTATTCAGTTGAAAATCAAATATTAATGCCTTTTAATAATATATACAAAAAATATAATGAAGAAATTACTTTAAATAATTCCCAAAAAATATTGTTAGAAAAATTAAAAAAAGAAGATTTAAACGGATTAGATGAAAAAACTATAAGAACATTTACTAATGGTATGAAAGATATAAAAGTATTATCAGCATCAAAAAAGGCTATGTATCTTGATGAAGGAATATATTATCATATAGATGTTTATAATAGAATAAAAAAACTTATTCTGCAAAATACAAAAACTAATGATATTATCACTATAGCAGCAGTAAGAGATAAAACGGGACTTTCTAGAAAATATGTACTTCCTATATTAAATGCATTTGAAAGAGAAAAATTAGTGAGAAGAGAAGGCAGCGAAAGAATAGTTCTTTGATATTTATTTTATGTTTCATTTATTAATAGTATATACCTAAACAACCGTATTTTGTCAATTTTTTATTGTTCTTTTTCCTGCCGCACGCCACAGGCGGACTTCGTCAAAGAACCATACTAAGTACGCCTGCGGCGAAAGTGCAAATGTAAAATTAGTACTAAATCATACTGACTTTGTTTTACATGTAATATAAATTATTAATTTAAGATAAAATATAGCCCTTTTGCTTCTTTGTGGCAACAAAAGAAGTGGGGGTGTGGGGGCTAGTCCCCACAAATAATAAAACTAAGAAAATAATTTTGACAAAATATAGTTGTTTAGGTATATATTAAAACTTATTAGAATGCACTTTAAAAAAATTTTCTAATGACATAAAATATATAAAAATATTTCGGAGATTAAAATGGATATTAAAGATGAAATAAAATCTGAATCTAATTTTGATAATTTTTTGGCATTAGATATTAGAACAGGTACTATAATAGAAGCAGAAGATTTTCCAAAAGCTAAAAGACCAGCATACAAATTAAAAATTGATTTTGGTAAATTGGGTATAAAGGTTTCATCAGCACAAATAACTAAATTATATAAAAAAGAAGATTTGATAGGAAGACGCATAATTGCTGTAGTTAATTTTCCAAAAAAACAGATAGCTAACTTTTTTTCGGAGTGTTTAGTTTTAGGTGCTGTAAAAGATAATGGAGAAGTTGTATTATTAACTACAAAAGAAGAATGTGAAAACGGTACGGTTATAGGATAATATTGTTTATACTAAAATTGTCTTACATATAAGATAATTTATTAAATTCAAGTTCAAATGTAGCCTTTTTGCTTCTTTGTGGCAACAAAAGAAGTGGGGTTTGGTGCAAAGCCCCAAATATAAAAACAAAAATATAAATTTATTTTTGACAAAATATAGTTGTTTAGGGATATATAAATTATAATATGGAGAATATATATGGGCTTGCTTAATAGAGAAGATATTGAAACATTACAATCATTTAATACAGACGGCGGCGGGTATTTCTATAAAATGCTGAATTATCTGGAAGAGTTTATTGAAAATGGTATAAAAGAAAATAAGTTCACATTAGAAGAGTCTAGGGAAGATTTAGATATTGCTTTATGGTATTCTTATGCCTGTAACAATATAGGTGATTATGAGCATTATTATATGTCTAAAGAGTTTATGAAATACTCTGAGAAAAATGCTAAAGGATGCGGAACTTGGTATTATAGGCATGCTGTGGCGTTGATTTACTGCGGAAAATTGGAAGATGCATTAAAATACTCTGAGCAAGGTGTTATTGAAGAGCCTGATTATCCTTG is a genomic window containing:
- the selA gene encoding L-seryl-tRNA(Sec) selenium transferase, producing MNNKFNLIQTNAVLEDESIKPYYKIISRPIAADIIRETLEKLRTQLKNNPELQYDKKDIIKLCEIEIKKKANLPIKKVINATGTIMHTNLGRSPIDAEVWDSVRELNINSNNLEYNINNEARGIRGEFVYSLLSKLTGAEDALVVNNNAAAVFLILKTLASNKEVIVSRGEQVQIGGGFRIPDILKEASAKLIEVGTTNIVDIKDYEEAITENTAMILKVHTSNFKIRGFVKYPSLKKLRETIPDNIALVYDEGAGIFDESMSEEEHVKSALKSGADLVCFSGDKMFSSVQAGIIVGKKKYIEKIYKHPLMRAFRCGKTVLSILEKSIIKRLNTEANFKGYCETLLSIDKEIIKQKALKIIENIDGFEVVEEYIETGGGAMPDNFYPSYAISFKPKNIKSVIKFMHNLDVPIIPKVKKDSVLIYIITINDEDINYIKEVLIKIKDNYF
- a CDS encoding ankyrin repeat domain-containing protein — translated: MKKRFILITLIFINIISCNDSKNKKDVYSSEINNSVTNNIETNYIIDNTSSDNKNILETNNLYTDDIYDGYASNEDDIYELLTKLNEYELLAIEELESVKDTDSLDAWQSEYTKESPLIFACQYFPTEEKAIELISYGADIDERADYGYTPLMEASSRGYLKLVKELIKNGADVNIMRYEQDDALSCAVLSTNKNSTKIVEELLNAGAVAYRDYPIPDSEDETVTIIDKFFDYSCDAEKFKLLAEAGADIENSYFGIPVIAMAVQKDCIDIVKYLVSKGIDPAMNYTDYRNIEFSLLNETFDNKTTDIAEYLIKNGADVNSQSTMDPYSKETQNLIFTAIEEDNIELVKLLIEYGADTSAVNKEGKTIFDIAKEKGYNEIEQLKK
- the selB gene encoding selenocysteine-specific translation elongation factor, with the translated sequence MNKIIGTAGHVDHGKSELIKALTGISMMRLPEEQKREMTIDLGFGFFKPNDDITIGVIDVPGHERFIRNMVAGMWSLDLVMLVVCANEGWMNMTEEHAKVALSLGIRNIICVINKIDLVDDDKLKESEEDIKKNLYRIFNKDIEIVKVSALNSINIDFLKDRITDILSNEKYEDDIKTHIYVDRVFSIKGAGLTVTGSLRGGNIKRDDTLIHYPSKKEISIRNIQSYHEDKEIVYSASRIAINIKNIKKEEIRRGHLLCCKEEKVFSTDEIILELINTNDAEYLKKIKNAEFAVGTECLIAQILPIYKNKTYSDKDNKNNKEIDNRFIRLKFNEPISVFWKERGILISHGGSSIIAAGNVFWGEKTNPFIRKRIIDNAGKFLGEVKIEKYNDLFMSVNGYTEANGEIPDYTIKVANFFVKKDYLNSLLERLKNLIENKKEGISFEDIRNYLNINNAFTKVFIDYSVENQILMPFNNIYKKYNEEITLNNSQKILLEKLKKEDLNGLDEKTIRTFTNGMKDIKVLSASKKAMYLDEGIYYHIDVYNRIKKLILQNTKTNDIITIAAVRDKTGLSRKYVLPILNAFEREKLVRREGSERIVL
- a CDS encoding tRNA-binding protein — protein: MDIKDEIKSESNFDNFLALDIRTGTIIEAEDFPKAKRPAYKLKIDFGKLGIKVSSAQITKLYKKEDLIGRRIIAVVNFPKKQIANFFSECLVLGAVKDNGEVVLLTTKEECENGTVIG